A stretch of Helicobacter pylori DNA encodes these proteins:
- the azlC gene encoding azaleucine resistance protein AzlC has protein sequence MHDFLKAFKDAFPHTISIFLGYLLMGMTFGMLLVQHGYDYKVALFMSLFIYAGAVQFVAITLLSAQASLMNVVIVSLLVNARQTCYALSMLDRFKNTKWRLPYLAHALTDETFALLNLYAPKEGVSEKDFIFSISLLNHSYWIFGSLVGSLVGTHFSFDTQGMEFVMTAIFIVLFMEQYKRNANHKNAWLGIFIAVVCLALFGTEYFLLIALVLMVLALILFRKQLEC, from the coding sequence ATGCATGATTTTCTAAAAGCCTTCAAAGACGCTTTCCCTCATACCATTTCTATCTTTTTAGGGTATTTGCTTATGGGAATGACTTTTGGAATGCTTTTAGTCCAGCATGGCTATGATTATAAAGTGGCCCTGTTCATGTCGTTATTCATCTATGCTGGGGCGGTGCAGTTTGTAGCGATCACGCTTTTAAGCGCGCAAGCGAGCTTGATGAATGTCGTTATTGTGAGCTTGTTGGTGAATGCGAGACAGACTTGTTATGCGCTTTCTATGCTAGACAGATTTAAAAACACTAAATGGCGTTTGCCCTATTTAGCGCATGCACTCACGGATGAAACCTTTGCTCTATTGAATTTATACGCTCCTAAAGAGGGGGTTAGTGAAAAAGACTTTATTTTTAGCATTTCCTTACTCAACCACTCTTATTGGATTTTTGGCTCGTTGGTGGGTTCGTTAGTGGGAACGCATTTTTCTTTTGACACTCAAGGCATGGAATTTGTGATGACAGCGATTTTTATCGTGCTGTTTATGGAGCAATACAAACGAAACGCAAACCACAAAAACGCATGGCTTGGGATTTTTATTGCAGTTGTTTGTTTAGCGCTCTTTGGGACTGAATACTTTTTGCTCATCGCTTTAGTTTTAATGGTGCTTGCTCTTATTTTGTTTAGAAAGCAGTTAGAATGTTAA
- a CDS encoding branched-chain amino acid transporter permease produces MLMHSILIILFIILTTYFTRIWPFMVFNAKNPPNDFVRYLGRALSCSVIGMLVVYCFKDIQILKPPYGINEIIAFLSVILLHRIFKVFVLSITLPTILYMVLVQSHALEKAFFNP; encoded by the coding sequence ATGTTAATGCATTCTATACTCATTATTTTATTCATCATATTAACGACTTATTTCACGCGCATCTGGCCTTTTATGGTGTTTAACGCTAAAAACCCGCCCAACGACTTTGTGCGTTATTTGGGCAGGGCTTTATCATGTTCAGTGATAGGCATGCTCGTGGTTTATTGTTTTAAAGACATTCAAATTTTAAAACCCCCTTATGGGATCAATGAAATCATCGCTTTTTTATCCGTTATCCTTTTGCACCGCATTTTTAAGGTGTTTGTTTTAAGCATCACGCTCCCTACCATTCTTTATATGGTTTTAGTCCAAAGCCATGCGTTAGAAAAGGCTTTTTTTAATCCCTAA
- a CDS encoding efflux RND transporter permease subunit encodes MIEKIIDLSVKNKLLTTLVTLLIFLASLWAIKSVRLDALPDLSPAQVVVQITYPNQSPKIVQEQVTYPLVSTFMSIANIDTVRGISSYESALIYIIFKDGVNLYWARDRVLEQLNRVSNLPKDAKVEIGSDSTSIGWAYQYALSSGSKNLSDLKVLQDFYYRYALLGVDGVSEVASVGGFVKDYEVTLQNNSLIRYNLSLEQVANAIKNSNNDTGGGVILENGFEKIIRSHGYIQSLKDLEEIVVKKEGAIPLKIKDIASVRLAPKPRRGVANLNGDKEVVGGIVMVRYHADTYKVLKAIKEKIATLQASNPDVKITSVYDRSELIEKGIDNLIHTLIEESVIVLVIIAIFLLHFRSALVVIITLPLSVCISFLLMRYFNIEASIMSLGGIAIAIGAMVDAAIVMVENAHKHLQRIDTKDNAQRVNAIMQGVKHVGGAIFFALMIIVVSFLPIFALTGQEEKLFAPLAYTKTFAMLVGAMLSITIVPILMVWLIKGRILEESKNPINAFFMKIYGVSLNIVLKFRYAFLIASVLGLGGLYLAYKKLNWEFIPQINEGVIMYMPVTINGVGIDTALEYLKKSNAAIKRLDFVKQVFGKVGRANTSTDAAGLGMIETYIELKPQNEWKEKLSYKEVRDKLEKTLQLKGLTNSWTYPIRGRTDMLLTGIRTPLGIKLYGNDTDKLQELAILMEQQLKTLKESLSVFAERSNNGYYITLDLNDENLARYGINKNAVLDTIKFALGGATLTTMIKGVESYPVSLRLEDTDRDTIEKLKNLYIKTAYNYMPLRELAHVYYDNSPAVLKSEKGLNVNFIYIVPQNGISSDTYRQLAIKALEKIQLPNGYYYEFSGESQYLEEAFKTLQYIVPVSVFIIFILIVFALKNLTNSLLCFFTLPFAFLGGLIFMNLMGFNMSVAALVGFLALLGVASETAIVMIIYLEDAFQKFIKTPLKEQNSAALKEAIMHGAVLRVRPKLMTFFSILASLIPIMYSHGTGSEIMKSIAAPMLGGMISSVVLTLFIIPTAYFVIKNARVKSNQTSF; translated from the coding sequence ATGATAGAAAAAATCATTGATTTAAGCGTTAAAAACAAACTCCTTACCACTTTAGTCACTCTACTCATTTTTTTAGCCTCTTTGTGGGCGATAAAAAGCGTCCGTTTAGACGCTTTGCCAGATTTAAGCCCCGCTCAAGTGGTCGTGCAAATCACTTACCCCAATCAAAGCCCTAAAATCGTGCAAGAGCAGGTTACTTACCCGCTAGTTTCTACTTTCATGAGCATCGCTAACATTGACACGGTTAGGGGGATTTCTAGCTATGAAAGCGCTCTGATTTACATCATTTTTAAAGACGGCGTCAATTTGTATTGGGCTAGGGATAGGGTTTTAGAGCAATTAAACCGAGTGAGTAACCTCCCTAAGGACGCTAAAGTGGAAATAGGGAGCGATTCCACTTCTATTGGCTGGGCGTATCAATACGCTCTATCTAGCGGCAGCAAGAATTTAAGCGATTTGAAAGTCTTGCAAGATTTTTATTACCGCTATGCGCTTTTAGGGGTTGATGGGGTGAGTGAGGTCGCAAGCGTGGGGGGCTTTGTGAAGGATTATGAAGTAACGCTTCAAAACAATTCTCTGATCCGCTATAACTTGAGTTTGGAGCAAGTCGCTAACGCGATTAAAAATTCCAATAACGATACCGGTGGGGGGGTTATTTTAGAAAACGGGTTTGAAAAAATTATAAGATCGCATGGCTATATCCAATCTTTGAAGGATTTAGAAGAAATTGTGGTTAAAAAAGAAGGGGCTATCCCTTTAAAGATTAAAGATATAGCCAGCGTGAGGCTAGCGCCAAAACCACGCAGAGGAGTGGCCAATCTCAATGGCGATAAGGAAGTGGTGGGGGGGATTGTGATGGTGCGCTATCACGCTGACACTTATAAGGTGCTTAAAGCCATTAAAGAAAAAATCGCCACCCTACAAGCGAGTAATCCTGATGTGAAAATCACCAGCGTGTATGACAGGAGCGAATTGATTGAAAAAGGCATTGACAATTTGATCCACACGCTCATAGAAGAAAGCGTCATTGTGCTAGTCATTATTGCGATTTTTTTACTGCATTTCAGGAGCGCTTTAGTGGTGATTATCACTCTGCCTTTAAGCGTGTGCATCAGTTTCTTGCTCATGCGTTATTTCAACATTGAAGCGAGTATTATGAGTTTAGGGGGCATTGCGATCGCTATAGGGGCGATGGTGGATGCGGCGATTGTGATGGTGGAGAACGCTCACAAGCATTTGCAACGCATTGATACGAAAGACAACGCTCAAAGGGTTAATGCCATCATGCAAGGGGTTAAGCATGTGGGGGGTGCGATATTTTTTGCTTTAATGATCATCGTGGTTTCTTTCTTGCCAATTTTTGCGCTCACCGGTCAAGAAGAAAAGCTTTTTGCCCCTTTAGCTTACACCAAAACCTTTGCCATGCTAGTGGGAGCAATGCTTTCTATTACGATAGTCCCTATTTTAATGGTATGGCTCATTAAAGGGCGGATTTTAGAAGAGTCTAAAAACCCCATTAACGCTTTTTTCATGAAAATTTATGGCGTGAGTTTGAATATTGTGCTTAAGTTCAGATACGCTTTTTTGATAGCGAGCGTCTTAGGTTTAGGGGGCTTGTATCTAGCGTATAAAAAACTCAACTGGGAATTTATCCCCCAAATCAATGAAGGGGTAATCATGTATATGCCTGTAACCATCAATGGCGTGGGCATTGATACCGCTTTAGAATACTTGAAAAAAAGTAATGCCGCTATCAAGCGATTGGATTTTGTCAAACAGGTTTTTGGTAAAGTGGGGCGCGCTAACACCAGCACCGATGCCGCCGGTTTAGGAATGATAGAAACCTACATTGAATTAAAGCCACAAAACGAATGGAAAGAAAAGCTCAGTTATAAAGAAGTTAGGGACAAATTAGAAAAAACCCTGCAATTAAAAGGCTTGACTAATTCATGGACTTACCCCATTCGTGGCAGAACGGACATGCTCTTAACCGGTATTAGAACGCCCCTAGGCATCAAGCTCTATGGTAATGACACGGACAAATTACAAGAATTAGCGATCCTTATGGAGCAACAGCTCAAAACCCTAAAAGAGAGTTTATCCGTCTTTGCCGAGCGATCTAATAATGGTTACTACATCACGCTGGATTTGAACGATGAAAATCTGGCTCGTTATGGCATCAATAAAAACGCCGTATTGGACACGATTAAATTCGCTCTGGGCGGAGCCACGCTCACGACCATGATTAAAGGCGTAGAAAGTTACCCTGTTTCTTTACGCTTAGAAGACACCGATAGAGATACCATTGAAAAATTAAAAAACCTCTATATTAAAACCGCTTACAATTACATGCCCTTAAGGGAATTAGCCCATGTGTATTACGACAATTCGCCGGCGGTGCTAAAAAGCGAAAAGGGCTTGAACGTGAATTTTATTTATATTGTGCCGCAAAATGGTATCAGCTCTGATACTTACAGGCAACTAGCGATAAAAGCGCTAGAAAAAATCCAATTGCCTAACGGGTATTATTATGAATTTAGCGGCGAAAGCCAGTATTTAGAAGAAGCGTTTAAAACCTTACAATACATCGTGCCGGTGAGCGTGTTTATCATTTTTATTTTAATTGTCTTTGCTTTAAAGAATCTCACCAATTCCTTACTATGCTTTTTCACTCTGCCTTTTGCGTTTTTGGGGGGGTTAATTTTTATGAATCTCATGGGCTTTAACATGAGCGTGGCGGCGCTAGTGGGCTTTTTGGCCCTTTTAGGGGTAGCGAGCGAAACGGCTATTGTGATGATTATTTATTTAGAGGATGCGTTTCAAAAATTCATCAAAACCCCCTTAAAAGAGCAAAACAGCGCCGCTTTAAAAGAAGCTATCATGCATGGGGCGGTGCTTAGGGTAAGGCCCAAGCTGATGACCTTTTTTAGCATTTTAGCTTCACTCATTCCTATCATGTATAGCCATGGCACAGGAAGTGAAATCATGAAATCCATTGCCGCACCCATGCTAGGGGGCATGATAAGCAGCGTTGTTTTAACGCTTTTTATTATCCCTACGGCGTATTTTGTGATCAAAAACGCTAGGGTTAAAAGCAATCAAACATCATTTTAG
- a CDS encoding efflux RND transporter periplasmic adaptor subunit: MKRLLLLALTLFFSLSCANAQEIKETQETKKTKEAKSQTRFNISTTKVIEKEFAQSRRYYAILEPNEALIFSQTLRFDGYVEKLYANKTYTPIKKGDRLLSVYSPELAGVQSELLSSLKFNQQVGAIKEKLKLLGLENFSIEKIISSHKVQNEITIYSRFNGVIFKKSPNLNEGSFIKKGQELFQIIDLSQLWALVKVNQEDLEFLKNTHKAILFVEGIKGKQEITLENINPIINAQDKMLEARFNVPNVKQLYYPNMFAQVEIFQKPQKMKILPKEAVLIKGGKAIVFKKDDFGLSPLEIKAVRLSDGSYEILEGLEAGEEVANNALFVLDADAQNNGDY, translated from the coding sequence ATGAAACGGCTTTTATTGTTAGCCCTGACCTTATTTTTTAGCCTCTCATGCGCTAACGCTCAAGAAATTAAAGAAACTCAAGAGACTAAAAAAACTAAAGAAGCTAAAAGCCAAACCCGTTTTAATATTTCCACCACTAAGGTCATAGAAAAAGAATTCGCCCAAAGCCGGCGCTATTACGCGATTTTAGAGCCTAATGAAGCGCTGATTTTTTCTCAAACCCTGCGTTTTGATGGCTATGTGGAAAAGCTTTATGCGAATAAAACCTATACCCCCATTAAAAAGGGCGACAGGTTATTGAGCGTGTATTCCCCTGAATTAGCGGGCGTTCAAAGCGAATTGCTATCGTCATTGAAATTCAACCAGCAAGTGGGAGCGATTAAAGAAAAATTAAAACTATTGGGGCTAGAAAACTTTAGCATTGAAAAAATCATCAGCAGCCATAAAGTCCAAAATGAAATCACTATTTACTCTCGTTTCAACGGTGTTATTTTTAAAAAAAGCCCGAATCTCAATGAGGGGAGTTTCATTAAAAAAGGGCAAGAGCTGTTTCAGATCATAGATTTAAGCCAATTGTGGGCGCTTGTTAAAGTCAATCAAGAGGATTTAGAGTTTTTAAAAAACACGCATAAAGCGATTTTGTTCGTAGAAGGGATTAAGGGAAAGCAAGAAATCACGCTTGAAAACATCAACCCCATCATAAATGCGCAAGATAAAATGCTAGAAGCGCGCTTCAATGTGCCTAACGTTAAACAGCTTTATTACCCTAACATGTTCGCTCAAGTAGAAATCTTTCAAAAACCACAAAAAATGAAGATCTTGCCTAAAGAAGCGGTTTTGATTAAGGGGGGGAAAGCTATCGTGTTTAAAAAAGACGATTTTGGCTTAAGCCCGTTAGAAATTAAAGCCGTCCGCTTGAGCGATGGGAGTTATGAAATTTTAGAGGGTTTAGAAGCGGGTGAAGAAGTCGCTAATAACGCTTTATTCGTGCTAGACGCTGACGCTCAAAACAATGGGGATTATTGA
- the crdB gene encoding copper resistance outer membrane protein CrdB encodes MLFFISAFDKRGVSIRLLTALLLLFSLGLAKDLEIQTFVAKYLSKNQKIQALQEQIDALSSQEKVVSKWDNPILYLGYNNANVSDFFRLDSTLMQNMSLGLSQKVDLNGKRLTQSQMINLEKQKKILELKKTKQQLAINLMINGIENYKNQQEIELLNTAIKNLENTLYQANHSSSPDLIAIAKLEILKSQLEIKKNNLEEALSSSHYSMGELTFKEDEILSIAPKNFEFNKEQELYNISATNYDIAIARLDEEKAQKDITLAKKSFLEDVNVTGVYYFRSKQYYNYDMFSVALSIPLPIYGKQAKLVEQKKKESLVFKSEVENTKNKTHHLALKLLKKLETLQKNLESINKIIKQNEKIAQIYALDLKSNGDYNAYYNAFNDKITIQITQLETLSALNSAYLSLQNLKGLE; translated from the coding sequence ATGCTATTTTTTATAAGCGCGTTTGATAAAAGGGGTGTTTCAATACGCCTTTTAACAGCCTTGTTACTGCTTTTTAGTTTGGGTTTGGCTAAAGATTTAGAGATCCAAACTTTTGTGGCTAAATACCTTTCTAAAAATCAAAAAATACAAGCCTTACAGGAGCAAATTGACGCTTTAAGTTCTCAAGAAAAAGTCGTTAGCAAATGGGATAACCCCATTTTGTATTTAGGCTACAACAACGCTAACGTGAGCGATTTTTTCAGGCTGGATAGCACCTTAATGCAAAACATGAGCTTGGGTTTGTCTCAAAAAGTGGATTTAAATGGTAAAAGACTCACGCAATCTCAAATGATCAACTTAGAAAAACAAAAAAAGATATTAGAGCTTAAAAAAACCAAGCAGCAATTAGCGATTAATTTAATGATAAATGGCATTGAAAATTATAAAAACCAACAAGAAATAGAGCTTTTAAACACAGCGATTAAAAATTTAGAAAACACCCTTTATCAAGCCAACCATTCTAGTTCACCCGATTTAATAGCGATCGCCAAGCTAGAAATTTTAAAATCGCAATTAGAAATCAAAAAAAACAATTTAGAAGAAGCCTTGTCTAGCAGCCATTATTCCATGGGTGAATTGACTTTTAAAGAAGATGAGATTTTAAGCATTGCCCCTAAAAATTTTGAATTCAATAAGGAGCAAGAGCTATATAACATCAGCGCCACTAATTACGATATTGCGATCGCTAGGCTTGATGAAGAAAAAGCGCAAAAAGACATCACTTTGGCTAAAAAAAGCTTTTTAGAAGACGTGAATGTTACCGGGGTGTATTATTTCCGCTCCAAACAATACTACAACTACGACATGTTTAGCGTCGCTTTGTCTATCCCTTTGCCCATTTATGGCAAGCAGGCTAAATTAGTGGAGCAAAAGAAAAAAGAAAGCCTGGTGTTTAAAAGCGAAGTGGAAAACACCAAAAACAAAACGCACCACCTGGCCCTAAAACTCCTTAAAAAATTAGAAACCTTGCAAAAAAACCTAGAATCGATCAATAAAATCATCAAACAGAATGAAAAAATCGCGCAAATTTATGCGCTTGATTTGAAATCTAATGGCGATTACAACGCTTATTACAACGCTTTTAATGACAAAATCACTATCCAAATCACCCAGCTTGAAACCTTGAGCGCTCTCAATAGCGCTTATTTGTCCTTACAAAACCTCAAAGGATTAGAATGA
- the crdA gene encoding copper resistance determinant CrdA: MKKLAALFLVSVLGVMSLNAWEQTLKANDLEVKIKSVGNPIKGDNTFVLSPTLKGKALEKAIVRVQFMMPEMPGMPAMKEMAQVSEKNGLYEAKTNLSMNGTWQVRVDIKSKEGKVYRAKTSLDL, translated from the coding sequence ATGAAGAAGTTAGCCGCTTTATTTTTAGTAAGCGTGTTGGGGGTTATGAGTTTGAACGCATGGGAGCAAACCCTAAAAGCTAATGATTTGGAAGTGAAAATCAAATCCGTGGGTAACCCCATTAAAGGCGATAACACTTTTGTGCTTAGCCCCACTTTAAAAGGTAAGGCTTTAGAAAAAGCTATCGTTAGGGTGCAGTTTATGATGCCTGAAATGCCTGGCATGCCAGCGATGAAAGAAATGGCGCAAGTGAGTGAAAAAAACGGCCTTTATGAAGCTAAAACCAATCTTTCTATGAACGGGACATGGCAGGTTAGGGTGGATATTAAATCCAAAGAAGGCAAAGTTTATCGCGCTAAAACAAGCCTGGATTTATAA
- the fumC gene encoding class II fumarate hydratase has protein sequence MQFRIEHDTMGEIKVNDSQYWGAQTQRSLENFKIGTEKMPKELIGAFAKLKRSLAVVNHKLGKLSLEKSQAIIKACDCILKGELCGEFPLAIWQTGSGTQTNMNLNEVIANKATEILGGNFREKKLIHPNDDVNMSQSSNDTFPTAMHIVSVLEITRKLLPSLENLLKTFKDKSQQFKEIVKIGRTHLQDATPLTLGQEFSGYASMLEHSKQQILESLEHLRELAIGGTAVGTGLNAHKELSEKVAEELSEFSGVKFISAPNKFHALTSHDAIAYAHGAFKALAANLMKIANDIRWLASGPRCGLGELNIPENEPGSSIMPGKVNPTQCEAMTMVAVQVMGNDTAIGIAASQGNFELNVFKPVIIYNFLQSLRLLSDSMESFNTHCASGIEPNREKIGYYLHHSLMLVTALNPHVGYENAAKIAKNAHKKGISLKESALELKLLSAEDFDKFVVPEKMIGPKA, from the coding sequence ATGCAATTTAGAATTGAACATGACACGATGGGCGAAATCAAAGTAAATGATAGCCAATACTGGGGGGCTCAAACGCAACGCAGTCTTGAAAACTTTAAGATCGGCACTGAAAAAATGCCTAAAGAACTCATTGGCGCGTTTGCCAAACTTAAAAGGAGTTTGGCGGTAGTCAACCACAAGTTAGGGAAATTAAGCCTGGAAAAATCGCAAGCCATTATCAAGGCGTGCGATTGCATTTTAAAAGGCGAGTTGTGCGGCGAATTCCCGTTGGCGATATGGCAAACAGGGAGCGGGACTCAAACGAACATGAATCTCAATGAAGTTATTGCCAATAAGGCTACAGAAATTTTAGGGGGTAATTTTAGAGAGAAAAAACTCATCCACCCTAACGATGATGTGAACATGTCTCAAAGCTCCAACGACACTTTCCCTACCGCAATGCATATTGTGAGCGTGCTAGAAATCACGCGCAAACTACTGCCCAGTTTAGAGAATCTGTTAAAAACCTTTAAAGACAAAAGCCAGCAATTTAAAGAGATTGTCAAAATCGGGCGCACGCATTTACAAGACGCTACGCCTTTAACTTTGGGGCAAGAATTTAGCGGGTATGCGAGCATGCTAGAGCATTCTAAACAACAAATTTTAGAGAGTTTGGAGCATTTAAGGGAATTAGCCATAGGCGGGACGGCCGTAGGCACAGGGCTAAACGCTCATAAAGAATTGAGTGAAAAAGTGGCTGAAGAATTGAGCGAGTTTAGCGGCGTGAAATTCATTTCTGCGCCCAATAAATTCCATGCGCTCACTAGCCATGACGCTATCGCTTATGCGCATGGGGCTTTTAAGGCTTTAGCGGCGAATTTAATGAAAATCGCTAACGATATTAGATGGCTTGCGAGCGGGCCGCGCTGTGGTTTGGGCGAGCTTAATATCCCTGAAAACGAGCCGGGCAGTTCTATTATGCCCGGTAAAGTCAATCCCACGCAATGCGAAGCGATGACCATGGTGGCCGTGCAAGTGATGGGGAATGATACCGCTATTGGCATTGCGGCCAGTCAGGGTAATTTTGAGTTGAATGTGTTTAAACCGGTAATCATTTATAATTTCTTGCAAAGTTTGAGGCTACTAAGCGATAGCATGGAAAGTTTTAATACCCATTGTGCAAGCGGTATTGAGCCTAATAGAGAAAAGATTGGTTACTACTTGCACCATTCTTTGATGCTAGTAACCGCTCTAAACCCGCATGTAGGCTATGAAAACGCCGCTAAAATCGCTAAAAACGCCCACAAAAAAGGCATTTCTTTAAAAGAAAGCGCGTTGGAACTGAAGCTCTTGAGCGCTGAAGATTTTGACAAATTTGTGGTGCCTGAAAAGATGATCGGGCCTAAGGCTTGA